The following proteins are co-located in the Sandaracinaceae bacterium genome:
- a CDS encoding UDP-N-acetylmuramate--L-alanine ligase has protein sequence MFRGKIRSIHFIGIGGVGMSGIAEVLLDYGFEVTGSDLRINDYAARLIEKGAKVATGHAAANVATSDVVVFSSAVSPKNPEVVEAKRRGVPVIPRAEMLGELMRLKDGIAIAGSHGKTTTTSLVATVLRDAGLDPTVVIGGKLNALGSGAASGAGDLLVAEADESDGSFLHLTPGIAVITNIDPEHLDHYGTLAAVKDAFVGFANRVPFYGLVVACLDHPNVQDILPAIDKRIVTYGLAAQADYRALNPRFSGLAMTFSVVRRGEPLGEFEVRMPGIHNVLNALATIAVADELAVPHERVREALRTFGGVQRRFTIVGEHEGVTIVDDYGHHPAEVQVTLDAAQRAYGRRLVVAFQPHRYTRTRDCFLDLTRCFNRADVLLLTDVYAAGEEPIQGADSAALVEAIRAHGHRDVALVPDRADLVDALRARLRPGDVVLTLGAGDITKTGRELLAALEAR, from the coding sequence ATGTTTCGCGGCAAGATTCGGTCCATTCACTTCATCGGTATCGGGGGCGTCGGCATGAGCGGCATCGCCGAGGTGCTGCTCGACTACGGCTTCGAGGTGACCGGCTCCGATCTGCGCATCAACGACTACGCGGCGCGCCTGATCGAGAAGGGCGCCAAGGTCGCCACGGGACACGCGGCCGCCAACGTGGCCACGTCGGACGTGGTGGTCTTCTCGTCTGCCGTCTCCCCCAAGAACCCCGAGGTGGTGGAGGCCAAGCGCCGTGGCGTGCCCGTCATCCCGCGCGCCGAGATGCTCGGCGAGCTGATGCGCCTGAAGGACGGCATCGCCATCGCGGGCTCGCACGGCAAGACGACCACGACCTCGCTCGTGGCGACCGTGCTGCGCGACGCCGGGCTCGACCCCACGGTCGTGATCGGCGGCAAGCTCAACGCGCTCGGCAGCGGCGCGGCGAGCGGCGCGGGCGACCTGCTGGTGGCCGAGGCCGACGAGTCGGACGGATCGTTCCTGCACCTCACGCCCGGCATCGCGGTCATCACCAACATCGACCCCGAGCACCTCGACCACTACGGCACGCTCGCGGCGGTGAAGGACGCGTTCGTCGGGTTCGCCAACCGGGTGCCCTTCTACGGCCTCGTGGTGGCCTGCCTCGATCACCCCAACGTGCAGGACATCCTGCCCGCGATCGACAAGCGCATCGTGACCTACGGGCTCGCGGCGCAGGCCGACTACCGCGCGCTCAACCCCCGCTTCTCAGGCCTGGCCATGACGTTCTCGGTCGTGCGTCGTGGCGAGCCGCTGGGCGAGTTCGAGGTGCGCATGCCCGGCATCCACAACGTGCTCAACGCGCTCGCCACCATCGCGGTGGCCGACGAGCTGGCGGTGCCCCACGAGCGCGTGCGTGAGGCCCTGCGGACGTTCGGTGGTGTGCAGCGGCGCTTCACCATCGTGGGCGAGCACGAGGGGGTCACCATCGTCGACGACTATGGGCACCACCCAGCCGAGGTGCAGGTGACCCTCGACGCCGCGCAGCGCGCGTACGGTCGACGCCTCGTGGTCGCGTTTCAGCCGCACCGCTACACGCGCACGCGCGACTGCTTCCTCGACCTGACGCGCTGTTTCAACCGCGCCGACGTGCTGCTGCTGACCGATGTGTACGCTGCGGGCGAGGAGCCGATCCAAGGGGCGGACTCGGCGGCGCTGGTGGAGGCGATCCGCGCACATGGTCACCGGGACGTGGCCTTGGTGCCCGACCGGGCGGACCTGGTGGATGCGTTGCGTGCGCGCCTGCGGCCCGGCGACGTCGTGCTGACGCTGGGCGCGGGGGACATCACGAAGACTGGGCGTGAGCTGCTGGCCGCCCTCGAAGCGCGCTGA
- the murG gene encoding undecaprenyldiphospho-muramoylpentapeptide beta-N-acetylglucosaminyltransferase has product MSRKVIVAGGGTGGHLFPGLAVVEELRRRDPQVEILFVGTERGIEARVLPPRGERLETMEVTPLKGQSPIALMKSVARLPGALGRASALVRDFGPDLVLGVGGYASGPLLLAASRLGVPTALLEQNAHVGLTNRLLAGRVGRAYVTFQETFARFGEQRARLVGNPVRRDFVSAAQRAVTDPVGFEARATDILVLGGSQGARALNQTVPAALAKAGLAGGTVRVVHQSGAAMRDEVEQRYRELGVNAEVKTFIDDMARAYANAAIIVGRAGATTLAEICAVGRPAVLIPFPFAADDHQGKNAEALQAAGAAVCVREEGLTPEGLGALVRDLLADAPRRRAMSDAARGLGRPDAAAAIVDDVCDWLGWDDVRGGGSGEVTEPGELAEGDETEEHDDPASAAGQEAERVSQSLRGARPYIPRVRDARAVLSAPSPALRRRLTVGDASWE; this is encoded by the coding sequence ATGAGTCGAAAAGTCATCGTGGCGGGCGGCGGGACGGGCGGCCATCTGTTCCCCGGGTTGGCGGTGGTCGAGGAGCTCCGGCGCCGTGACCCCCAGGTGGAGATCCTCTTCGTGGGCACCGAGCGTGGCATCGAGGCGCGTGTGCTTCCGCCGAGGGGCGAGCGCCTCGAGACCATGGAGGTGACGCCGCTCAAGGGACAGAGCCCCATTGCGCTGATGAAGAGCGTCGCGCGGCTCCCTGGGGCTCTCGGTCGCGCCTCCGCGTTGGTGCGCGACTTCGGGCCGGACCTGGTCCTCGGTGTGGGTGGCTACGCGTCGGGGCCGTTGCTGCTCGCGGCGTCGCGCCTCGGGGTCCCGACGGCGCTGCTGGAGCAGAACGCTCACGTCGGGCTCACCAACCGCTTGCTGGCGGGCCGCGTGGGGCGCGCCTACGTCACGTTCCAGGAGACGTTCGCCCGCTTCGGTGAGCAGCGCGCGCGCCTGGTGGGCAACCCCGTGCGTCGGGACTTCGTGAGCGCCGCACAGCGCGCCGTGACGGACCCTGTCGGCTTCGAGGCGCGCGCCACGGACATCCTCGTGCTCGGGGGTTCGCAGGGCGCGCGCGCGCTGAACCAGACCGTGCCCGCGGCGTTGGCGAAGGCGGGCCTCGCGGGAGGCACCGTGCGCGTGGTGCACCAGTCGGGGGCTGCAATGCGCGACGAGGTCGAGCAGCGCTACCGTGAGCTGGGCGTGAACGCCGAGGTGAAGACCTTCATCGACGACATGGCGCGGGCCTACGCCAACGCCGCCATCATCGTGGGCCGTGCGGGGGCCACCACGCTCGCGGAGATCTGCGCTGTGGGGCGCCCTGCCGTGCTGATCCCGTTCCCCTTCGCGGCCGACGACCACCAGGGCAAGAACGCCGAGGCGCTGCAGGCGGCCGGCGCGGCGGTGTGCGTGCGCGAGGAGGGACTGACCCCCGAAGGCCTCGGCGCGCTCGTGCGTGACCTCTTGGCGGACGCTCCGCGGCGACGCGCCATGTCGGACGCGGCGCGCGGCTTGGGGCGACCCGACGCGGCGGCCGCCATCGTCGACGACGTCTGCGACTGGCTCGGCTGGGACGACGTGCGGGGTGGTGGCAGCGGCGAAGTGACCGAGCCCGGTGAGCTGGCCGAGGGTGACGAGACCGAGGAGCACGACGACCCCGCGTCGGCCGCTGGCCAAGAGGCCGAGCGTGTCTCACAGTCGCTGCGCGGGGCTCGCCCCTACATCCCCCGCGTGCGAGACGCCCGCGCCGTGCTCTCCGCTCCTTCCCCCGCGCTGCGTCGACGGCTGACGGTGGGCGACGCGAGCTGGGAGTAG
- the ftsW gene encoding putative lipid II flippase FtsW: MNVRNVSLRPAAADAPAPTTAPASPRKTTRFPPVTGTADVVLAATIIAIVFFGVVMVYSASASLAARTFHDGYHYLVRQSIYAVAGLGLMVVLARIDYHRYQASYVTYPILMAAFALLVVVALGGGRTVGGAARWIDLKVVRVQPAEIAKLAIIFYLSYSLSKKRDQLRDFKIGFLPHVLVAGVFMVLCLKQPDFGSAVMIGLLTVVLLFTAGTRINYILGAAAIALPMVYLLITGSEYRMRRIEAFVNPFQDRAGVGYQIAESLISFAQGGAFGVGIGDSRQKHAFLPEAHTDFISAIVGEELGLVGVTLLLLGFVLVVYRGLRAALNAADDYGTYLATGVTLFVGLQAFTNLSVALGLLPTKGLTLPFVSYGGSSLLVNCAAVGLLLNVSRPRDVSALLREAAEAAERQANRNGKVEREAVGTPEEKTSRWGAKPSVRNTKEAAGGGRPADGTGKRGRAPRSSGGRARGSSV, translated from the coding sequence GTGAACGTGCGCAACGTCTCCCTGCGGCCTGCGGCGGCCGACGCCCCCGCGCCCACCACGGCGCCAGCGTCACCTCGAAAGACCACGCGCTTTCCGCCCGTGACTGGCACGGCTGACGTCGTGCTCGCCGCGACGATCATCGCCATCGTCTTCTTCGGCGTGGTCATGGTGTACAGCGCGAGCGCCTCCCTCGCGGCCCGCACGTTCCACGACGGGTACCACTACCTCGTCCGCCAGAGCATCTACGCGGTCGCTGGGCTGGGCCTGATGGTGGTCCTCGCGCGCATCGACTACCACCGCTACCAGGCGTCGTACGTCACCTATCCCATCCTCATGGCGGCCTTCGCGCTGCTCGTGGTCGTCGCGCTCGGAGGCGGCCGGACGGTCGGCGGCGCCGCGCGCTGGATCGACCTCAAGGTCGTGCGCGTGCAGCCCGCAGAGATCGCCAAGCTCGCGATCATCTTCTATCTGTCGTACTCGCTCTCGAAGAAGCGCGACCAGCTGCGCGACTTCAAGATCGGCTTCCTGCCGCACGTGCTCGTGGCGGGCGTGTTCATGGTGCTGTGCCTGAAGCAGCCAGACTTCGGCAGCGCGGTCATGATCGGCCTGCTCACGGTGGTGCTCTTGTTCACCGCCGGCACGCGCATCAACTACATCCTCGGCGCCGCGGCCATCGCGCTGCCCATGGTCTACCTGCTCATCACGGGCTCCGAGTACCGCATGCGGCGTATCGAGGCCTTCGTGAACCCGTTCCAGGATCGCGCGGGCGTCGGCTACCAAATCGCCGAGTCGCTGATCAGCTTCGCCCAGGGCGGCGCGTTCGGCGTGGGCATTGGGGACAGCCGCCAGAAGCACGCCTTCCTCCCCGAGGCGCACACGGACTTCATCAGCGCCATCGTCGGCGAAGAGCTGGGCCTGGTGGGTGTCACCCTGCTGCTGCTCGGCTTCGTGCTGGTCGTCTACCGCGGCCTGCGCGCGGCGCTCAACGCGGCCGACGACTACGGCACCTACCTAGCGACCGGCGTCACGCTGTTCGTCGGGCTGCAGGCCTTCACCAACCTCTCGGTCGCGCTGGGTTTGCTGCCGACCAAGGGGCTCACGCTCCCGTTCGTGTCCTACGGTGGGTCGTCGCTCTTGGTGAACTGCGCGGCCGTGGGTCTGCTGCTGAACGTGTCGCGGCCGCGGGACGTGAGCGCGCTCTTGCGCGAGGCAGCGGAGGCGGCCGAGCGGCAGGCAAACCGCAACGGCAAGGTCGAGCGAGAGGCGGTGGGAACGCCGGAAGAGAAGACGTCGCGCTGGGGGGCGAAGCCCAGCGTTCGGAACACCAAGGAAGCAGCGGGCGGCGGGCGACCCGCCGACGGGACGGGGAAGCGCGGGCGCGCGCCACGTTCGTCGGGCGGGCGCGCGCGAGGGAGTTCGGTATGA
- the murD gene encoding UDP-N-acetylmuramoyl-L-alanine--D-glutamate ligase, producing MSTSNDTVDLRDQRFLVVGLGASGLAAAKLLCERGARVSVNDVRSEAELGERAAEVRALGMELVCGEHPSALFTSVDHIVVSPGVPPLPALDDAERAGVPISSEIELASWFVAGRIVGITGTNGKSTVTTLVGQMCERAGLPTFVGGNLGRPLVEVVGTDAAGPNGVVVVELSSFQLERVTRLRVHVALLLNVTDDHLDRYADFDAYVAAKARIFERQQAADFAVLPAGDARCRRAFEEQGAVAAARYFGRVTEPGADGVYAADGVLTDARTGLSLPTSALKLRGGHNVDNACAAALACGLLGVPASVVEAVLRDFGGLGHRMQHVLERQGVTYYDDSKATNVGAAVAALDGLADLDAHGGRVVLIAGGRDKGGSYQPLVEAMRARGRGAVLIGDATPLLRDAFAGEPLPRVEARDMDAAVRAAADLAEPGDVVVLAPACSSFDWYGGYAERGRDFQRAVRALAQGGGS from the coding sequence GTGAGCACGTCCAACGACACCGTTGACCTGCGCGATCAGCGCTTCCTCGTGGTGGGGCTCGGCGCGAGCGGCCTCGCCGCGGCGAAGTTGCTGTGCGAGCGCGGGGCGAGGGTGAGCGTCAACGACGTGCGCTCCGAGGCGGAGCTCGGCGAACGCGCGGCCGAGGTGCGCGCGCTGGGCATGGAGCTGGTGTGCGGCGAGCACCCGAGCGCGCTCTTCACCAGCGTCGACCACATCGTCGTGTCCCCGGGCGTTCCGCCGCTGCCGGCGCTGGACGACGCCGAGCGGGCGGGCGTGCCCATCTCGAGCGAGATCGAGCTGGCGTCCTGGTTCGTCGCCGGGCGCATCGTCGGCATCACGGGCACCAACGGCAAGAGCACCGTGACGACGCTCGTCGGGCAGATGTGCGAGCGCGCGGGCTTGCCGACGTTCGTGGGCGGCAACCTCGGGCGGCCGCTGGTGGAGGTGGTGGGGACCGACGCGGCGGGGCCCAACGGCGTCGTGGTGGTGGAGCTCAGCAGCTTCCAGCTGGAGCGCGTCACGCGCCTGCGCGTGCACGTGGCCCTACTGCTCAACGTGACCGACGATCACCTCGACCGTTACGCCGACTTCGACGCGTACGTGGCGGCGAAGGCGCGCATCTTCGAGCGTCAGCAGGCAGCGGACTTCGCCGTGCTCCCCGCGGGCGACGCACGCTGCCGGCGGGCCTTCGAGGAGCAGGGGGCCGTAGCCGCGGCACGCTACTTCGGGCGCGTGACCGAGCCAGGCGCGGACGGCGTGTACGCCGCAGACGGGGTGCTGACGGACGCGCGCACCGGGCTCTCGCTGCCCACGAGCGCCCTCAAGCTGCGCGGCGGGCACAACGTGGACAACGCCTGCGCCGCGGCGCTCGCGTGCGGTCTGCTGGGCGTCCCTGCGAGCGTCGTCGAAGCGGTGCTACGCGACTTCGGTGGGCTCGGGCACCGCATGCAGCACGTGCTCGAGCGCCAAGGGGTGACGTACTACGACGACTCCAAGGCCACCAACGTCGGCGCGGCCGTCGCCGCCCTCGACGGGCTCGCGGACCTCGACGCGCACGGCGGACGCGTGGTGCTCATCGCGGGCGGGCGCGACAAGGGCGGCAGCTACCAGCCGCTGGTGGAGGCCATGCGCGCGCGTGGCCGCGGGGCCGTCCTGATCGGGGACGCTACGCCCCTGCTGCGCGACGCCTTCGCTGGCGAGCCCTTGCCCCGCGTCGAGGCCCGCGACATGGACGCCGCGGTGCGCGCGGCCGCGGACTTGGCCGAGCCAGGCGACGTGGTGGTGCTGGCGCCAGCGTGCAGCAGCTTCGACTGGTACGGCGGGTACGCCGAGCGGGGACGAGACTTCCAGCGCGCCGTGCGGGCGCTCGCCCAGGGAGGCGGGTCGTGA